In one window of Syngnathus scovelli strain Florida chromosome 22, RoL_Ssco_1.2, whole genome shotgun sequence DNA:
- the slc41a2b gene encoding solute carrier family 41 member 2: protein MSIESLGGAIGDSLGSSLTVRMSGAGGIRSPLSLKSVGRITSLLQTMVPSGYTKLQEERLALVDLGAKPEASLQNGYRQEMAHLEGRRSTDRASRSSVTLSDLGEGNYLELEPMLAERRLSDDDDNGHQNENEEEAAQPSVHILPKESPLAMAFQILVPFLLAGFGTVSAGMVLDVVQHWEAFQYITEIFILVPALLGLKGNLEMTLASRLSTAVNVGKMDSPIEKWNLIIGNLALKQVQATVVGFLAAVAAVVLGWIPEGKFQMSHAVLLCSSSVATAFIASLLQGFIMVGVIVGSKKTGINPDNVATPIAASFGDLITLAILAWISQGLYKCLDSYPYVSSVVCAFFMCLTPLWMVISSKHPASRTLLYSGWEPVITAMVISSIGGLILDKTVSDPNLAGIVVYTPVINGIGGNLVAIQSSRISTFLHFHFAPGEVPEEAKGCYYPCRTFFGSGANHRSAQVLLLLVIPGHLIFLYTIHLMKSGHTTLTPIFMSVYLATALLQVLLLLCIADWMVHSMWRSGKDPDSFSIPYLTALGDLLGTALLALSFHFLWVIGDQDSDVGD, encoded by the exons ATGAGCATTGAGAGTCTCGGCGGAGCGATCGGGGATTCCCTGGGCTCTAGCCTGACGGTCCGTATGAGCGGTGCAGGCGGCATTCGTAGTCCTCTCTCCCTGAAATCCGTCGGTCGGATCACCTCGCTCCTGCAAACCATGGTCCCCTCCGGCTACACCAAGCTCCAGGAGGAGCGGCTGGCTCTGGTTGACCTCGGTGCCAAACCCGAAGCCTCACTCCAGAACGGTTACAGACAAGAGATGGCTCACCTGGAAGGCCGGCGGTCGACGGACCGTGCCTCCCGTTCCTCCGTCACTCTGTCGGACCTTGGAGAGGGAAACTACTTGGAACTGGAGCCCATGTTGGCTGAGAGGAGGCTctcagatgatgatgataatggccACCAGAATGAAAATGAGGAGGAAGCGGCGCAACCCTCTGTGCACATTCTGCCCAAGGAGTCGCCACTGGCTATGGCTTTTCAGATCCTCGTGCCTTTCTTGTTGGCTGGTTTTGGAACTGTATCAGCTGGCATGGTGCTGGATGTTGTACAG CACTGGGAGGCGTTCCAGTACATCACCGAAATCTTCATCCTGGTTCCCGCCTTGCTCGGCCTCAAGGGCAACTTGGAGATGACTCTGGCCTCACGGCTCTCGACagcg GTGAACGTGGGCAAGATGGACTCGCCGATTGAAAAGTGGAATCTCATCATCGGCAACTTGGCGCTCAAGCAG gtgcAGGCCACCGTGGTGGGCTTCTTGGCAGCCGTGGCGGCCGTGGTTCTGGGCtggatccccgaggggaagttcCAGATGAGCCACGCCGTGCTGCTGTGCTCCAGCAGCGTCGCCACGGCCTTCATCGCTTCCTTGCTGCAGG GTTTCATCATGGTGGGTGTGATCGTGGGCTCAAAGAAAACGGGCATTAATCCGGACAACGTCGCCACGCCTATCGCTGCAAGTTTTGGAGACCTCATCACGTTGGCCATCCTGGCCTGGATCAGCCAGGGCCTCTACAAGTGCCTCG ATTCCTACCCATACGTTTCCTCCGTGGTGTGTGCCTTCTTCATGTGTCTGACGCCGCTGTGGATGGTCATCTCGTCCAAGCACCCGGCCAGCCGCACGCTGCTCTACTCCGGCTGGGAGCCGGTCATCACCGCCATGGTCATCAGCAG CATTGGAGGGCTCATCCTGGACAAAACGGTGTCTGACCCCAATCTGGCTGGAATTGTCGTGTACACCCCCGTCATCAATG GTATCGGAGGTAACCTGGTGGCCATTCAGTCCAGCCGGATCTCCACTTTCCTGCACTTCCACTTCGCCCCAGGGGAGGTCCCAGAAGAGGCCAAGGGCTGCTACTACCCCTGCCGCACGTTCTTCGGCTCAG GTGCCAACCACCGCTCGGCGCAGGTTCTCCTCCTCCTGGTGATCCCCGGCCACCTTATCTTCCTCTACACCATCCACCTAATGAAGAGCGGACACACCACGCTGACGCCCATCTTTATGTCCGTGTACCTGGCCACCGCTTTGCTGCAA GTGTTGCTGCTGTTGTGCATCGCTGACTGGATGGTGCACTCCATGTGGCGCAGCGGCAAAGACCCCGACAGCTTCTCCATCCCCTACCTGACGGCGCTGGGCGACCTGCTGGGCACCGCTCTGCTGGCGCTCAGCTTCCACTTCCTGTGGGTCATCGGCGACCAGGATAGCGACGTGGGCGACTGA
- the LOC125992084 gene encoding chloride anion exchanger-like has protein sequence MKAYRIREWLPGDLLSGVSTGMVAVMQGLAFSMLASLPPSYGLYTAFFPMLTYFFLGTSRHISVGSFPVLSLMVGAVVTRLVPEDGPPANITDFEGLTPDHQRVLVASSVTFLMGLFQLAMGVLQAGFVVVYLSDTLVSGFTTAAAVHIVVSQLKFVLGLTVPGINGPLSIIYTLEKIFVQITSSNVCDLIMSVVIMLVVFVVKELNERYKAKLPVPIPIEVMMTVIACGVSYGFTFETRYGVDVVGKMLSGYETPIAPSVEVFQESAVEAFPIAIVGFAVAFSVAKVYAIKHDYTIDGNQELIAFGVSNMFGASFRSFAASTALSRTAVQESSGGRTQIAGLISAMIAMIVTVALGFLLEPLPKSVLGALVLVNLKGMLMQFRDIPYLWRRDKHECVVWVGTCISSILLGLDLGLAVGLGVELLTVVFRTQFPRCAILANIPGTDFYRDRKDYLHILEPKGVKIFRIPAPIFFANIDFLRDKLIEAVGFNPLRVLRKRTKALKKMRKQEELMKEKAGKDLEFCKPPCDPQLHPLDLHSLILDFSAVSFLDISALKGLKTALKEFIRVDVAVYIASCDVCILEKLQSCMFFDDDIQTSMFFPSIHDAMMHVQDKHKLDTVDNYLPLETKM, from the exons ATGAAAGCGTACCGAATCCGAGAGTGGCTGCCGGGGGATCTTCTATCCGGGGTCAGCACGGGCATGGTGGCAGTCATGCAAG GACTGGCTTTTTCTATGCTGGCCTCGCTTCCTCCCAGTTATGGCCTCTACACCGCTTtcttccccatgctcacctacTTCTTCCTCGGAACGTCCAGGCACATATCTGTCG GCTCGTTCCCGGTGCTTAGTTTGATGGTAGGCGCCGTGGTGACCCGCCTGGTCCCGGAAGACGGACCACCTGCCAACATCACAGACTTTGAAGGGTTGACGCCGGACCACCAGAGGGTGCTGGTTGCCTCCTCTGTGACTTTTCTCATGGGGCTCTTCCAG CTGGCCATGGGGGTTCTCCAGGCGGGCTTTGTGGTGGTGTACCTCTCAGACACGTTGGTGTCCGGGTTCACCACAGCGGCTGCCGTCCACATCGTGGTGTCTCAGCTCAAGTTCGTGTTGGGCTTGACCGTGCCAGGCATTAACGGGCCGCTCTCCATCATTTAT ACCCTGGAGAAGATCTTTGTCCAGATCACATCCAGCAACGTGTGCGACCTGATAATGTCAGTGGTCATCATGCTCGTGGTGTTCGTCGTCAAGGAGCTGAACGAGCGTTACAAAGCCAAGCTGCCTGTACCCATTCCCATTGAAGTCATGATG ACCGTTATAGCGTGCGGAGTGTCATACGGCTTCACCTTTGAGACCAGATATGGAGTCGACGTTGTGGGCAAAATGCTAAGTGG GTACGAGACTCCGATTGCCCCCAGCGTGGAAGTCTTCCAGGAGAGCGCCGTGGAGGCTTTTCCCATCGCCATCGTGGGCTTTGCGGTGGCCTTTTCCGTGGCCAAAGTTTACGCCATCAAACATGATTACACCATAGACGGCAACCAG GAGCTGATTGCATTCGGCGTGAGCAACATGTTCGGCGCCAGCTTCCGCTCGTTTGCCGCCAGCACGGCTCTCTCCAGGACGGCCGTGCAGGAGAGCTCGGGAGGCCGAACGCAG ATCGCAGGGCTCATATCAGCCATGATTGCGATGATCGTGACCGTGGCGCTTGGCTTTCTGCTGGAGCCGCTTCCCAAG TCGGTCCTGGGGGCGTTGGTGCTGGTGAACCTAAAGGGCATGTTGATGCAGTTCCGAGACATCCCCTACCTGTGGCGGAGAGATAAACATGAATGT GTGGTGTGGGTGGGCACGTGTATCAGCTCCATCCTGCTGGGACTGGATCTCGGACTGGCGGTCGGCTTGGGAGTGGAGCTCCTCACGGTGGTCTTCAGGACTCAATT TCCACGCTGCGCCATCTTGGCAAACATCCCCGGAACTGACTTCTACAGGGATCGTAAAGACTACCTACAT ATACTTGAACCCAAAGGAGTGAAAATCTTCCGAATCCCCGCTCCCATCTTCTTTGCCAATATTGACTTTTTGCGGGACAAGCTTATAGAGGCC GTTGGCTTTAACCCTCTGAGGGTTCTGCGGAAGAGGACCAAGGCTTTGAAAAAAATGAGGAAGCAGGAAGAGCTGATGAAGGAG AAAGCCGGGAAGGATTTGGAATTTTGCAAGCCGCCGTGCGACCCACAGCTTCATCCGTTGGATCTCCACAGCCTCATTTTGGACTTCTCTGCCGTCTCCTTCCTGGATATCTCCGCTCTCAAGGGGCTCAAAACA GCTCTCAAAGAGTTCATACGAGTTGACGTGGCTGTTTACATAGCGTCATGTGATG TGTGCATACTGGAGAAACTCCAGAGCTGCATGTTCTTTGACGATGACATTCAGACGTCTATGTTCTTCCCGAGCATCCATGACGCCATGATGCACGTGCAGGACAAACACAAGTTGGACACTGTAGACAACTACTTG CCACTAGAAACCAAAATGTAG